Proteins encoded within one genomic window of Mycolicibacterium monacense:
- a CDS encoding alpha/beta hydrolase, whose amino-acid sequence MPPSLPASAPPVRGKDPAPRGKNRTRDAVVNAATRMTLRTLPVLPDRVKRALLGFRSVTVDGNTLDTTLQLLLAAQRAAGINGLVASDDVVVARRQLRLTAAMFPADIVADVTELSIPGPAGAIPARLYRPTSTDPDGPLLVFYHGGGFVIGDLDTHDDLCRVICRDGGITVLSVDYRLAPEHKAPAAADDAYAAFRWASEHAAELGVAADRIAVGGDSAGGNLAAVVCQRARNAAAPLPALQLLIYPVVDVGSETRSKTLFADGYFLTARDIAWFMDLYLEGASVDRTDPDVSPLLADDLSGLPPALVLTGGFDPLRDEGNRYAEALRAAGVPVDLREERSLIHAFANFFPLGGDSATATAAMISALRAHLSRG is encoded by the coding sequence ATGCCGCCGAGTCTGCCAGCCTCCGCCCCGCCCGTCCGCGGCAAGGATCCGGCGCCCCGGGGCAAGAACCGGACGCGTGATGCGGTCGTCAACGCGGCGACGCGGATGACGCTGCGGACCCTGCCGGTGCTGCCCGACCGCGTCAAGCGCGCGCTGCTGGGCTTCCGGTCGGTCACCGTCGACGGCAACACCCTCGACACCACCCTGCAGCTGTTGCTCGCCGCCCAGCGCGCCGCCGGGATCAACGGCCTGGTCGCCAGCGACGACGTCGTGGTCGCGCGGCGCCAACTGCGTCTCACCGCCGCGATGTTCCCCGCCGACATCGTGGCCGACGTGACCGAACTCTCCATCCCCGGTCCGGCCGGCGCCATCCCCGCGCGGCTGTACCGCCCCACCTCGACGGACCCCGACGGACCCCTGCTCGTCTTCTACCACGGCGGCGGGTTCGTGATCGGCGATCTCGACACCCACGACGACCTGTGCCGGGTGATCTGCCGTGACGGCGGGATCACCGTGCTCTCGGTGGACTACCGGCTCGCGCCCGAACACAAGGCGCCGGCCGCGGCCGACGACGCCTACGCCGCGTTCCGCTGGGCGTCCGAGCACGCCGCCGAACTCGGTGTCGCCGCCGACCGCATCGCCGTCGGCGGCGACAGCGCCGGGGGCAACCTCGCCGCCGTCGTCTGTCAGCGGGCCCGCAACGCCGCAGCGCCCCTGCCTGCGCTGCAACTGCTGATCTATCCCGTCGTCGACGTGGGTAGCGAGACCCGGTCCAAGACGCTGTTCGCCGACGGCTACTTCCTCACCGCCCGTGACATCGCCTGGTTCATGGACCTCTACCTCGAGGGCGCCTCCGTCGACCGGACCGATCCCGACGTGTCCCCGCTGCTGGCCGACGACCTGTCGGGACTGCCCCCGGCGCTCGTGCTCACCGGCGGTTTCGACCCGCTGCGCGACGAGGGCAACCGCTACGCCGAGGCGCTGCGGGCCGCCGGTGTGCCGGTGGACCTGCGGGAGGAGCGCTCCCTGATCCACGCGTTCGCGAACTTCTTCCCGCTCGGCGGCGACAGCGCGACCGCCACCGC
- a CDS encoding aldo/keto reductase: protein MGAPLVALNDGNSIPQVGLGVWQTPPEDTERAVAAALAAGYRHVDTAAAYGNEEQTGRAIAQSGLDRSQVYLVTKLWNSEQGYDATLAAFEASVDRLGVDYLDLYLIHWPVPEKNLFVDTFRAFARLREDGRIRSIGVSNFEPEHLRVLIDSTGIVPAVNQIELHPLLPQRELRELHAQLGIATEAWSPLGQGSLLAHPTVTGVAESHGKTAAQALIRWHMQLGNIVIPKSVNPQRIESNFDVFDFELSEQDMASISSLEDASRLGPDPKTFNFTG, encoded by the coding sequence ATGGGAGCTCCTCTGGTCGCGTTGAACGACGGCAATTCGATTCCTCAGGTCGGCCTGGGGGTTTGGCAGACACCACCCGAAGACACCGAACGCGCGGTCGCGGCGGCGCTCGCCGCCGGCTATCGACACGTCGATACGGCCGCAGCGTACGGCAACGAGGAGCAGACCGGCCGGGCGATCGCCCAGTCCGGACTGGACCGTTCGCAGGTGTACCTGGTCACCAAGCTGTGGAACTCCGAACAGGGCTATGACGCGACGCTGGCGGCCTTCGAGGCGAGTGTGGACCGCCTCGGGGTCGACTACCTCGACCTGTACCTGATCCACTGGCCGGTCCCCGAGAAGAACCTCTTCGTCGACACCTTCAGAGCGTTCGCCCGGCTACGTGAGGACGGTCGCATCCGGTCCATCGGTGTGAGCAACTTCGAACCCGAACACCTGCGGGTCCTGATCGACTCGACCGGCATCGTGCCCGCGGTCAACCAGATCGAGTTGCATCCGCTACTGCCTCAGCGGGAACTGCGAGAGCTGCACGCGCAGTTGGGAATCGCCACCGAGGCGTGGAGCCCGCTGGGCCAGGGGTCGCTGCTGGCGCACCCCACGGTGACCGGTGTCGCCGAGTCGCACGGAAAAACCGCAGCACAGGCACTGATTAGGTGGCATATGCAACTCGGTAATATCGTCATCCCCAAGTCGGTGAACCCACAACGGATTGAGAGCAACTTCGACGTGTTCGACTTCGAGTTGAGCGAGCAGGACATGGCGTCCATCTCGTCTCTCGAGGACGCCTCCCGCCTGGGTCCCGACCCCAAAACATTCAACTTCACAGGGTAG
- a CDS encoding aldo/keto reductase: MTSTRGEAAGIPSVSLNDGHSIPVLGLGVGELSESEAERSVAAALEAGYRLIDTAAVYGNEAAVGRAVNASGIPREEIYVTTKLAVADQGFGTSQDAARASLERLGLDYVDLYLIHWPAGDHGKYIDSWGGLMKAKQDGVARSIGVCNFNAEHLSNIIDLSFFTPAINQIELHPLLNQAELREVNAGYGIVTEAYGPLGVGRLLDHAAVTGVAQAHDKTPAQVLLRWSIQLGNVVIARSANPDRITSNLEVFDFELTDDEMATLNGLDEGTRFRPDPETYTGP, encoded by the coding sequence ATGACGTCAACGCGCGGTGAGGCAGCCGGCATCCCCTCCGTCTCCCTCAACGACGGACACTCGATCCCGGTCCTCGGACTCGGCGTCGGTGAGCTCTCCGAGTCCGAGGCAGAACGGTCGGTGGCCGCCGCGCTCGAGGCGGGTTACCGGCTGATCGACACGGCCGCGGTCTACGGCAACGAGGCCGCGGTGGGCCGGGCGGTCAACGCCTCGGGCATCCCGCGCGAGGAGATCTACGTGACGACCAAGCTGGCCGTCGCGGATCAGGGTTTCGGGACCTCGCAGGACGCCGCACGCGCCAGCCTCGAACGCCTCGGCCTCGACTACGTCGACCTGTACCTCATCCACTGGCCCGCCGGCGACCACGGCAAGTACATCGACAGCTGGGGCGGGCTGATGAAGGCGAAACAGGATGGCGTCGCCCGCTCGATCGGTGTCTGCAACTTCAACGCCGAGCACCTGTCGAACATCATCGATCTGTCGTTCTTCACCCCGGCCATCAACCAGATCGAGTTGCATCCGCTGCTCAATCAGGCCGAACTGCGTGAGGTCAACGCCGGCTACGGCATCGTGACCGAGGCGTACGGCCCGCTGGGTGTGGGCCGGCTGCTCGATCACGCGGCGGTGACCGGTGTGGCCCAGGCCCACGACAAGACGCCGGCGCAGGTGCTGCTGCGCTGGAGCATCCAGCTGGGCAACGTGGTGATCGCACGCTCGGCCAACCCGGACCGGATCACGTCCAATCTCGAGGTGTTCGACTTCGAGTTGACCGACGATGAGATGGCCACCCTCAACGGCCTCGACGAGGGCACCCGCTTCCGCCCCGACCCGGAGACCTACACCGGGCCGTAG